In the Maribacter sp. MJ134 genome, one interval contains:
- a CDS encoding POTRA domain-containing protein, which translates to MITRYVIYFLLLLCPFLNAQEGIVQDIKIQGTKRTKPSFVKNLVELREGMVLDSTLLEKDMTRLKRLPSISHAYYQVFPAVGGNYSVTYGIEENFTLIPFANLFSSANDDFAFRVGLQEFNLFGRNITLGGFYQYDIFNSYGLSFRAPYLFSNKFGLALNYNSFTTQEPVFFDNDTADYRYNNEGFEVLGLYEVNFKNRLELGISFFTEDYDYLFGATSPGVPQELSVDKHLFKLIYNFDNVNYHYQYLSGFKSSLNLQYVGSTDNNLPDFWIGFNDFSYYHRVGEKGNWASRLRLGLASNVDTPFAPFTVDNNLNIRGVGNTIDRGTGAIVINTEYRHTLIDKDWFVLQSNVFIDGGSWRNPGGDFGDFSDNQNIRIYPGAGLRFMHKRIFNAIFRIDYGYGITKDGDRGIVFGIGQYF; encoded by the coding sequence ATGATTACCAGATATGTAATATATTTTCTGTTGCTTCTTTGTCCGTTTCTGAACGCACAGGAAGGAATAGTGCAGGATATAAAAATCCAAGGGACCAAAAGAACAAAACCTTCTTTTGTCAAGAATTTGGTAGAATTAAGAGAGGGGATGGTTTTGGACTCCACACTCCTAGAGAAAGATATGACCCGTCTCAAAAGGCTTCCCTCCATATCGCATGCATACTATCAAGTTTTTCCTGCTGTTGGAGGCAATTATAGCGTTACTTACGGCATAGAAGAAAACTTTACACTCATACCTTTTGCTAATCTGTTCAGTTCCGCGAATGACGATTTCGCCTTTAGGGTAGGGCTCCAAGAGTTCAATCTTTTTGGTAGGAACATCACCTTGGGAGGCTTTTATCAATATGATATTTTTAATTCTTACGGACTAAGCTTTAGGGCACCCTATCTGTTCAGTAATAAGTTTGGCTTGGCGCTCAATTACAATAGTTTTACCACGCAGGAACCTGTATTTTTTGATAACGATACGGCAGATTACCGCTACAATAACGAGGGTTTTGAAGTTTTAGGGCTTTATGAAGTGAATTTTAAAAACAGATTAGAGTTAGGTATAAGTTTCTTTACGGAAGATTATGATTACCTGTTCGGTGCCACTAGTCCTGGAGTCCCACAAGAGCTATCCGTAGATAAACATCTTTTTAAGCTTATTTATAATTTTGATAACGTCAACTACCATTATCAATACCTCTCCGGTTTCAAGAGCAGTCTAAATCTTCAGTATGTTGGGAGTACGGATAACAATCTCCCTGATTTTTGGATTGGCTTTAATGATTTTTCCTACTACCACCGCGTTGGTGAAAAGGGCAATTGGGCAAGCCGTCTTCGCCTAGGTCTTGCCAGTAACGTAGATACCCCATTTGCACCCTTCACGGTAGATAATAATTTGAATATTAGAGGTGTCGGGAATACAATTGACAGAGGTACGGGGGCCATTGTCATAAATACGGAATATAGACATACGTTGATAGATAAAGATTGGTTTGTCTTGCAGAGTAATGTCTTTATCGATGGCGGCTCTTGGCGAAATCCAGGTGGTGATTTCGGGGATTTTAGTGACAATCAAAATATAAGGATTTACCCAGGAGCAGGACTACGTTTTATGCACAAAAGAATTTTCAATGCCATCTTTAGGATTGATTATGGATATGGTATTACAAAAGACGGAGATAGAGGTATTGTTTTTGGCATAGGGCAGTATTTTTAA
- a CDS encoding glycosyltransferase family 2 protein, which produces MTQIKVIIPAFNEADSIAKVINELPESVAEIIVVNNNSTDHTIQNAQNAGATVLTEEQKGYGYACLRGLDYVAQQSKQPDIIVFIDGDYSDYPEELDKVVAPILEDDIDFVVGARRKKLREEGSMTPQQVFGNWLATFLMRLFFRANFTDLGPFRAIKYEKLKELEMQDKTYGWTVEMQLKVLRKKMTYTEVPVRYKKRIGVSKVSGTVKGSIFAGIKILGWIFKYSIK; this is translated from the coding sequence ATGACCCAAATTAAAGTAATTATCCCCGCCTTTAATGAAGCAGATTCTATTGCCAAAGTAATTAACGAGCTTCCTGAATCCGTAGCTGAAATTATTGTTGTGAACAACAATTCTACGGACCATACCATCCAAAATGCACAAAACGCTGGAGCAACGGTACTTACGGAAGAACAAAAAGGCTATGGTTATGCCTGCCTCCGTGGACTGGATTATGTTGCACAACAGTCCAAACAACCGGATATCATCGTATTTATTGATGGAGACTATTCTGATTATCCTGAAGAGTTGGATAAGGTAGTGGCCCCAATTTTGGAAGATGATATCGATTTTGTAGTCGGGGCAAGAAGAAAAAAATTGCGAGAAGAAGGATCCATGACACCGCAACAGGTTTTTGGCAACTGGTTGGCCACATTTCTGATGCGCCTGTTCTTTAGGGCAAATTTTACGGATTTAGGTCCTTTTAGAGCCATTAAATACGAAAAGCTCAAGGAATTGGAAATGCAAGACAAGACCTATGGGTGGACTGTAGAAATGCAATTGAAAGTTTTGCGAAAAAAAATGACATATACCGAAGTACCAGTACGTTACAAGAAAAGAATTGGTGTTTCAAAGGTGTCCGGAACGGTAAAAGGTAGTATATTTGCGGGCATTAAAATATTGGGTTGGATTTTTAAATACAGTATAAAATAA
- a CDS encoding cellulose synthase family protein, producing the protein MGLTISYIIIAIYSISLLLIFFYSLAQLNLLVNYLSQKRQNQTAPKYNLLDPKEIPFVTIQLPVYNEEYVMERLLENIAKIEYPKSKLEIQVLDDSTDDSVIDTAKSIKALKETGLDIQHIRRENRTGFKAGALKEGLKIAKGDFIAIFDADFLPSADWLKKTVVYFKDEEIGVVQTRWGHINREYSTLTRIQAFALDAHFTLEQVGRNAKGHFINFNGTAGIWRKDCIIDAGNWEGDTLTEDLDLSYRAQLKNWKFKYLEDVETPAELPVVISAARSQQFRWNKGGAENFRKTVWSVITAKNIPFKTKFHGVMHLLNSSMFLCVFIVALLSIPMLYIKNMYGHLGWVFEATSFFIVSTIILFVCYWFTYKSIQGSSFDNFVDYIKLFFTFFSVALGFSLHNSIAVLEGHMGKRSEFVRTPKFNINNLTESWKGNKYLAKKLSPNMILEFALMVYFLFGMYSAIPLNDFGLFPFHFMLFLGFSFVFFKSLTARA; encoded by the coding sequence ATGGGACTTACTATTTCTTACATCATTATTGCAATTTACAGTATTTCGCTGCTATTGATTTTCTTTTATAGCCTAGCTCAACTGAATCTTTTGGTGAATTATTTAAGTCAGAAAAGACAAAACCAGACCGCTCCCAAATACAACTTACTAGATCCAAAGGAGATTCCCTTCGTGACCATACAGCTTCCCGTTTACAACGAGGAATATGTCATGGAACGACTTTTAGAGAACATCGCAAAAATAGAATACCCAAAAAGTAAATTGGAAATTCAGGTGTTGGACGATTCCACGGACGACTCCGTTATCGACACGGCAAAAAGCATTAAGGCGCTGAAAGAAACCGGACTGGATATTCAGCACATACGCCGAGAAAATAGAACAGGTTTTAAAGCAGGTGCTTTAAAGGAAGGTCTAAAAATAGCGAAAGGAGATTTTATTGCCATATTCGATGCAGATTTTCTTCCATCGGCAGATTGGCTAAAGAAAACGGTGGTATACTTTAAGGACGAAGAAATAGGTGTGGTACAAACACGCTGGGGTCATATCAACAGAGAGTACTCTACGCTAACGAGGATTCAGGCTTTTGCCTTGGATGCGCACTTTACCCTAGAACAAGTAGGGCGTAATGCCAAAGGACACTTCATCAATTTTAACGGTACTGCAGGTATCTGGAGAAAAGACTGTATTATAGACGCGGGTAACTGGGAAGGTGACACCTTAACGGAAGACCTTGATTTAAGCTACCGCGCACAATTAAAAAATTGGAAATTCAAATATTTAGAGGATGTAGAAACTCCGGCAGAACTTCCTGTGGTCATCAGCGCGGCACGTTCGCAACAGTTCCGTTGGAACAAGGGCGGTGCGGAGAACTTTAGAAAAACGGTCTGGAGCGTTATTACCGCAAAGAATATTCCGTTCAAAACGAAGTTTCATGGGGTCATGCACTTGTTGAACAGTTCCATGTTCCTTTGTGTTTTTATCGTGGCCTTATTAAGTATACCCATGCTCTACATAAAGAACATGTACGGTCATTTAGGATGGGTTTTTGAAGCTACGAGCTTCTTTATCGTAAGTACCATTATTCTTTTTGTCTGCTATTGGTTTACCTATAAAAGTATTCAGGGAAGCAGTTTTGATAATTTTGTGGACTACATTAAACTGTTCTTCACTTTTTTCTCGGTAGCCTTAGGGTTTTCGTTACACAATTCCATTGCCGTGCTAGAGGGGCATATGGGCAAGCGAAGTGAGTTTGTACGTACCCCAAAATTCAATATCAATAACCTTACGGAAAGCTGGAAAGGCAACAAGTATTTGGCTAAAAAACTATCGCCCAATATGATTTTGGAATTTGCACTTATGGTCTATTTCCTATTTGGGATGTATAGTGCCATACCGTTGAACGACTTTGGTCTGTTCCCCTTTCACTTTATGTTGTTCTTGGGATTCTCTTTTGTATTCTTTAAGTCCTTGACGGCACGAGCCTAA
- a CDS encoding N-acetylmuramoyl-L-alanine amidase, with translation MKTFYIGIFLLLSGNLLAQDSLKTVTAEKGDGVLSLLRKQGINPYEAYESFIQLNIDNLRDSVHLYEGRDYLVPRVILDTVPVVDSIQEQTKKIKEIEAMTVSIFGEKHEKVLSKSERLKGAVYYLVSGHGGPDPGAMAVYKGKSISEDEYAYDITLRLARELMAHGAQVYIIIRDENDGIRDERILEIDRDEVAYPDKKIPLNQVARLKQRVEIINKLYKKNKGKYQRLIVTHIDSRSQGQNIDVFFYHHEKSKNGKKLAENIHRTFQKKYKKYQPNRTYSGTFEDRTSLYLVKKTHPAMTFIEIGNIKNQKDQKRILVSDNRQALAKWISEGVLQDFEQE, from the coding sequence ATGAAAACGTTTTACATCGGTATTTTTCTGCTCCTTTCTGGCAATCTACTTGCTCAAGATTCCTTGAAGACCGTTACTGCGGAAAAAGGGGATGGGGTCTTGTCCTTGCTAAGAAAACAAGGAATAAATCCGTACGAGGCGTACGAATCGTTTATTCAGCTGAATATAGACAACTTAAGGGATAGCGTTCACTTATATGAAGGGCGAGATTACCTTGTTCCAAGAGTAATTTTGGACACGGTACCTGTCGTAGATTCCATACAGGAACAGACCAAGAAAATAAAAGAAATTGAAGCAATGACCGTTTCCATTTTTGGAGAAAAACACGAAAAGGTGCTGTCCAAAAGCGAAAGGCTCAAAGGAGCTGTCTATTATTTGGTTTCCGGACATGGTGGCCCAGACCCCGGCGCTATGGCCGTATATAAAGGAAAATCTATTTCTGAAGATGAGTACGCCTATGACATTACGTTACGGTTGGCCAGAGAGTTAATGGCCCATGGCGCTCAGGTTTATATTATTATTAGAGATGAGAATGATGGTATACGGGATGAGCGTATTTTGGAAATAGATAGAGATGAGGTTGCTTATCCTGATAAAAAGATTCCCTTAAACCAAGTAGCGCGCTTAAAACAGCGGGTAGAAATCATCAATAAGCTTTACAAAAAGAATAAGGGCAAATACCAACGCCTAATTGTTACCCATATAGATAGTAGAAGTCAAGGTCAAAATATCGATGTCTTTTTCTATCATCACGAGAAAAGTAAGAACGGTAAAAAATTGGCGGAAAATATTCATCGGACATTTCAAAAGAAGTATAAAAAATATCAACCTAACCGAACCTATTCGGGTACATTTGAAGATAGAACTTCCCTTTATTTGGTAAAGAAAACACATCCGGCAATGACGTTTATAGAAATAGGGAATATCAAGAACCAGAAAGACCAGAAAAGAATTTTGGTATCGGATAATAGGCAGGCATTGGCAAAATGGATTTCCGAGGGCGTGCTACAAGACTTTGAACAAGAGTAA
- a CDS encoding NAD(P)/FAD-dependent oxidoreductase has translation MEHIVIIGNGISGVTVARHIRKLSDKKITIISAETDYFFSRTALMYIYMGHMKFEHTQPYENWFWKKNRIELVKGYVKHVHTGANKVELADGTAIDYDKLVIATGSKPNKFGWSGQDLEGVQGLYSKQDLDNLEKFAPDKETCKRAVIVGGGLIGIEMAEMLRSRKIPVTFLVREDSFWNGVLPSGESALINEHIQEHHIDLRLGTNLVEILSDENGRAKAVVTDKGDTIACDVVGLTAGVSPNIDFLKESDIELGRGVKVNRLLETSAKNVYAIGDCAEQHEAIGNRRPIEAVWYTGRMMGETLAQTLCGNPTEYKPGHWFNSAKFLDVEYQTYGWVFSERGMKEYEQHFHWRHSKEKICITVAFHKESKLFLGINTFGIRMRHEIFDKWLTEERSVDYVMEYLKDANFDPEFYKQYEGEIVAKYNSEFGTSINPKKKSWKRIFSNA, from the coding sequence ATGGAACATATTGTTATTATCGGCAACGGTATTTCAGGGGTAACCGTAGCGCGCCACATTAGAAAACTCTCCGACAAAAAAATTACTATCATATCTGCCGAAACGGACTATTTTTTCTCCCGTACGGCTCTCATGTATATCTATATGGGGCATATGAAATTTGAGCACACCCAACCTTACGAAAATTGGTTCTGGAAAAAGAATAGAATTGAGCTGGTTAAAGGTTATGTAAAGCACGTACATACCGGTGCAAATAAGGTAGAACTGGCAGATGGTACCGCTATTGATTATGATAAATTGGTTATCGCCACAGGTTCTAAACCGAATAAATTTGGATGGTCAGGTCAGGATTTAGAAGGTGTACAAGGACTTTACTCCAAACAGGATTTGGATAATCTTGAAAAATTCGCTCCAGACAAAGAAACCTGCAAAAGAGCCGTCATCGTTGGCGGTGGACTCATAGGCATAGAGATGGCAGAAATGCTCCGTAGCCGTAAAATACCCGTAACTTTCTTGGTACGAGAAGACAGCTTTTGGAACGGCGTACTGCCTTCAGGTGAATCTGCCTTGATCAACGAACACATACAGGAACATCACATAGATTTACGCCTAGGCACTAATCTTGTTGAAATTTTGTCCGACGAAAATGGAAGGGCGAAAGCGGTGGTAACGGATAAAGGAGATACCATTGCCTGTGACGTAGTAGGCTTAACGGCGGGAGTTTCTCCTAATATAGACTTCTTAAAGGAATCCGATATTGAATTAGGACGAGGTGTAAAGGTGAACCGTTTGCTGGAAACCAGTGCCAAAAACGTTTATGCTATCGGAGATTGTGCCGAACAGCACGAGGCTATTGGCAACAGAAGACCAATAGAAGCAGTTTGGTATACAGGAAGGATGATGGGCGAAACTTTAGCGCAAACACTTTGCGGTAATCCAACGGAATACAAACCGGGACATTGGTTCAACTCTGCCAAATTTCTAGATGTGGAGTACCAAACCTATGGTTGGGTATTTAGCGAACGGGGAATGAAGGAGTACGAACAACACTTCCATTGGCGCCATAGCAAAGAAAAAATATGCATTACCGTAGCCTTCCATAAAGAGTCTAAATTATTCTTAGGCATAAATACATTTGGGATACGCATGCGCCACGAGATTTTTGACAAATGGCTTACCGAAGAAAGGAGCGTGGATTATGTTATGGAGTATTTAAAGGATGCGAATTTTGATCCTGAATTCTACAAACAATATGAGGGTGAGATAGTGGCCAAATACAACTCGGAATTTGGAACCAGTATAAACCCAAAAAAGAAAAGTTGGAAACGAATTTTCAGTAACGCTTAA
- a CDS encoding glycoside hydrolase family 113: MRKLGLLFICFIQFSCTSDAQEKINGVSFVASRDKATQAQVDEVLNIHANSAAVMPFGFMREIASPEIIFDTDRQWFGETSEGAKQYIALLQKNGITVMLKPQIWVWRGEFTGTIMMETEENWKKLENSYDKFILNYAALAEETSVPILCIGTELEKFVESRPDYWLGLIKKVRAIYKGKLTYAANWDEYKRTPFWKELDYIGIDAYFPLSDAKTPTVKGLQQGWQPWKEKISEVSLANDKQVLFTEFGYRSMDYTAKKPWMVDNNEDNVNLVAQANAKEAIFNEFWSEDWFAGGYVWKWFIKHDTSGGALDNRFTPQNKPAQEVIGNHYKAFKN, from the coding sequence ATGAGAAAATTAGGACTCCTTTTCATTTGCTTTATACAATTCTCTTGCACCAGTGATGCTCAGGAGAAAATAAACGGGGTAAGCTTCGTTGCTTCCAGGGATAAGGCTACTCAGGCACAAGTAGACGAGGTGCTTAATATACATGCCAACAGTGCCGCCGTGATGCCCTTCGGTTTTATGCGGGAAATTGCAAGTCCCGAAATTATTTTTGATACGGATAGGCAATGGTTCGGAGAAACCAGTGAAGGTGCCAAGCAGTACATAGCGCTCTTACAAAAGAACGGAATAACGGTAATGTTAAAACCTCAAATTTGGGTGTGGAGGGGAGAGTTTACGGGTACCATAATGATGGAAACCGAAGAAAATTGGAAGAAATTGGAAAACTCTTACGATAAGTTCATTTTGAATTATGCGGCCTTGGCTGAAGAAACATCGGTACCTATTCTTTGTATAGGTACGGAACTGGAAAAATTTGTTGAGAGTAGACCGGATTATTGGTTAGGATTGATAAAGAAAGTACGAGCTATCTATAAAGGTAAGTTAACCTATGCAGCCAATTGGGACGAGTATAAAAGAACGCCGTTTTGGAAAGAACTGGATTATATAGGGATTGATGCCTATTTTCCCCTGTCGGATGCAAAGACCCCAACAGTTAAGGGGTTGCAGCAAGGGTGGCAACCATGGAAAGAGAAGATATCGGAGGTATCCTTGGCCAATGATAAACAAGTGCTTTTTACGGAGTTTGGTTACCGCAGTATGGACTACACTGCCAAAAAACCTTGGATGGTAGACAATAATGAAGACAACGTAAACTTGGTGGCTCAAGCAAATGCAAAAGAGGCCATATTCAATGAATTTTGGTCAGAAGATTGGTTCGCCGGTGGGTATGTGTGGAAATGGTTCATAAAACATGACACATCCGGTGGGGCATTGGATAACCGGTTTACTCCGCAGAACAAACCGGCGCAAGAGGTCATTGGAAATCATTATAAAGCCTTTAAAAATTGA
- a CDS encoding 4Fe-4S binding protein, with protein sequence MKTIKNIGLVIFLIGLAIFTVLPVIGTYKISSTDFSEFVNEKGIKSDLFISDLEKNVVNQSFDGMLAFAPIITDALEKANAQHRKNKEYKKVIYTKPHDMAAQLGKKAGSGFIVENKGLMWFLTFGLGIIGALLFILPNVVLLGQKGIKNDGIYHESSTNKGWVAWLVFIFLVGFYLILYFRSEYAVNWTYLVDPISESLSGNPAGHWFVYGFMYCVVMTVMAVRMYIKYRHNIYQIVRTTSVLFFQIVFAFLIPEIMVRLQMPYYDFKNAFPLDYDFFFQWNLKSLINSGGIGMFILFWGIILTLVIVPVMVYFFGKRWYCSWVCGCGGLAETLGDPYRQHSSKSLFSWKVERWLIHSVLLFALVMTGMTLYSFFSETGTVLGFKTSGVQNTYSLLIGSVFAGVIGTGFYPIFGNRVWCRFGCPLAAYLGFVQRFKSRFRITTNGGQCISCGNCSTYCEQGIDVRAYAQKGENIVRSSCVGCGVCSAVCPRGVLKLENGPEEGRINPTQVLLGNDPDLMELVNKK encoded by the coding sequence ATGAAAACAATAAAAAATATAGGGCTTGTCATTTTTTTGATTGGATTGGCCATTTTTACCGTATTACCTGTAATAGGAACCTACAAGATATCAAGTACCGATTTTAGTGAATTCGTAAACGAAAAAGGCATAAAAAGCGATTTGTTCATTTCGGATTTAGAAAAAAATGTTGTCAATCAATCCTTTGATGGCATGTTGGCCTTTGCGCCTATAATCACCGATGCCTTAGAAAAAGCAAATGCGCAACACCGCAAGAACAAAGAATACAAAAAAGTCATTTACACCAAACCCCATGACATGGCTGCCCAACTTGGAAAAAAAGCGGGTAGCGGTTTCATTGTAGAGAACAAGGGATTAATGTGGTTCCTTACTTTTGGATTAGGAATTATAGGAGCTTTACTCTTTATACTCCCCAATGTGGTACTATTAGGTCAAAAAGGAATTAAGAACGATGGTATCTACCATGAGAGCAGCACAAACAAAGGTTGGGTTGCGTGGCTGGTGTTTATCTTTCTCGTAGGTTTCTACCTTATTCTTTACTTCCGCTCAGAATATGCGGTAAACTGGACGTATCTGGTAGACCCTATCAGTGAAAGCCTTAGCGGTAACCCTGCGGGACATTGGTTTGTATACGGCTTTATGTATTGTGTGGTTATGACCGTTATGGCCGTGCGCATGTACATTAAGTACCGTCATAACATCTACCAAATAGTTCGGACGACCTCTGTACTGTTTTTTCAGATTGTATTCGCCTTTTTAATTCCTGAAATCATGGTAAGACTTCAAATGCCGTATTATGATTTTAAAAATGCCTTCCCGCTAGATTATGATTTCTTCTTTCAGTGGAACCTAAAATCGCTCATCAACAGCGGCGGTATTGGTATGTTCATTTTATTCTGGGGTATTATCCTTACCCTGGTCATTGTTCCTGTCATGGTATACTTTTTTGGAAAAAGATGGTACTGCTCGTGGGTTTGTGGTTGTGGTGGACTGGCAGAAACCCTGGGCGACCCATATAGACAGCACTCTAGCAAATCTTTATTTTCTTGGAAAGTTGAACGTTGGTTGATTCACAGTGTATTGTTATTCGCTTTGGTCATGACGGGAATGACCCTGTACAGCTTCTTTTCAGAAACGGGCACCGTGTTGGGCTTCAAAACATCGGGAGTACAAAATACTTACAGCTTGTTGATAGGTTCCGTATTCGCCGGTGTAATCGGTACGGGCTTCTATCCTATTTTTGGAAATAGGGTGTGGTGTAGATTCGGTTGTCCTTTAGCTGCTTATCTCGGTTTTGTACAACGTTTTAAATCACGTTTCAGAATTACTACCAATGGTGGTCAATGTATTTCTTGTGGAAACTGTTCTACCTACTGCGAACAGGGTATAGATGTAAGGGCCTATGCGCAAAAGGGCGAGAATATAGTCCGTTCTAGTTGTGTGGGCTGTGGAGTTTGTTCGGCCGTATGTCCACGTGGTGTACTAAAACTGGAAAACGGTCCGGAAGAAGGTCGCATTAATCCAACACAAGTCCTGTTAGGAAATGACCCCGATTTGATGGAATTGGTAAATAAAAAATAG
- a CDS encoding TIGR04283 family arsenosugar biosynthesis glycosyltransferase — MTIQFPQISIIIPVLNEEDYIKKVLLSIKNNTSSNQVKEVLVIDGGSEDTTVKEATKAGARVISTSKGRALQMNVGAAIATGDILYFLHVDTLPPKDFDLEILQAYTEGFKVGCFRMKFDTTHLFLDIFAWFTRLNTQICRGGDQSLFILKTLFEKANGFNESYRIYEDNEFIRRIYKMAYFKVLNNTVTTSSRRYDKKGILALQWHFGMIHLKHFFGAGPDTLHRYYVKHIAL, encoded by the coding sequence ATGACCATACAATTCCCACAAATCAGTATTATAATCCCAGTTCTTAATGAAGAGGATTATATAAAAAAAGTGCTGCTGAGTATTAAAAATAATACCTCTTCAAACCAAGTAAAGGAAGTACTGGTCATTGATGGGGGTAGTGAAGATACTACCGTAAAAGAAGCCACGAAAGCGGGCGCCAGAGTAATTTCAACCTCAAAAGGGAGAGCTTTACAGATGAACGTCGGAGCTGCGATTGCCACAGGTGATATCTTGTATTTTTTACATGTAGATACCTTACCGCCCAAAGATTTTGATCTAGAAATTTTGCAAGCCTATACCGAAGGTTTTAAAGTGGGTTGTTTTCGTATGAAATTTGATACTACCCACCTATTTTTAGATATTTTTGCTTGGTTTACGCGCTTAAATACACAGATATGTCGTGGTGGAGACCAATCGCTATTTATCCTCAAAACCTTATTTGAAAAAGCCAATGGATTTAACGAGTCCTATAGAATATATGAGGACAACGAATTCATTAGAAGAATCTATAAAATGGCTTATTTTAAAGTGCTTAACAACACGGTGACCACCTCTTCTAGAAGATATGACAAAAAGGGCATATTGGCCTTACAATGGCATTTTGGAATGATACACCTAAAACACTTCTTTGGCGCAGGACCCGATACGCTCCATCGGTATTACGTAAAACACATCGCCCTATAA
- a CDS encoding DUF547 domain-containing protein — translation MKNTITILSISLFFLASVNAQDLNSYFASTDSFLKEHVKNGRVNYKAIKNNPDVLASLLANAKKISVSKTDAKNYQAFWINTYNLLVIDGIVRNHPLKSPLDVNGFFDKKKHEVGGENITLNDIENKLLRANFPTEARFHFVLVCAGLGCPPIINSAYQPSTLDAQLQKQTVKALNDNNFIRVNKNKVQVSQIFEWYKGDFEQNGSDLVDFINAYRTEQLPDKSRVSYYPYDWTLNEVK, via the coding sequence ATGAAAAATACAATAACCATCCTAAGTATAAGCCTATTTTTCTTGGCCAGTGTCAACGCCCAAGATTTAAATAGCTACTTCGCCAGCACAGATAGTTTCTTAAAAGAACATGTTAAGAACGGTCGTGTAAATTATAAAGCGATAAAAAACAATCCTGATGTCCTAGCGTCACTTTTAGCTAATGCAAAGAAAATTTCTGTTTCCAAGACCGATGCAAAGAATTACCAAGCTTTTTGGATAAACACCTACAATTTGTTGGTCATAGATGGTATTGTAAGAAACCATCCATTAAAATCTCCCTTGGACGTCAACGGGTTCTTTGACAAGAAAAAGCATGAGGTAGGTGGGGAGAACATCACCTTGAACGATATAGAAAATAAATTGCTCAGGGCCAATTTTCCTACCGAAGCTAGATTTCACTTTGTGCTCGTTTGCGCAGGTTTGGGTTGTCCACCAATAATTAATTCTGCCTACCAACCGTCAACGTTAGATGCGCAGTTGCAAAAGCAGACAGTAAAGGCACTAAATGATAATAACTTTATCCGTGTTAACAAGAACAAGGTTCAAGTTTCCCAAATATTTGAATGGTATAAGGGTGATTTTGAGCAAAATGGCTCGGATTTGGTAGACTTTATCAATGCCTACAGAACAGAACAACTTCCGGACAAGAGTAGAGTGTCCTATTATCCATACGATTGGACCTTGAACGAGGTCAAATAA
- a CDS encoding toxin-antitoxin system YwqK family antitoxin yields MSPKSFIVVVFLLVVCSSYAQEKTYSKTYHPNGKLASEGWLRYNVPTDYWKFYHENGRIAEQGSYKYGKRDSYWYFFDEYRVRTQEGHYQNGEKVNWWLFYDSKGRINHKCQLSKGVKNGYCLKYSDEKLTSAEKYSNGKKIKEWTSFGAFTKENSLSDLK; encoded by the coding sequence ATGTCCCCTAAATCATTCATTGTAGTAGTTTTTTTATTGGTCGTTTGTTCTTCCTACGCACAGGAAAAAACCTATAGTAAAACCTATCACCCTAACGGAAAATTAGCTTCGGAAGGGTGGTTGCGCTATAACGTTCCCACAGATTATTGGAAATTCTATCATGAAAATGGAAGAATTGCAGAGCAAGGAAGTTATAAATATGGCAAGAGAGATAGTTATTGGTATTTTTTCGACGAATACCGGGTACGTACCCAAGAGGGGCACTACCAAAATGGCGAAAAAGTGAATTGGTGGTTATTTTATGACAGTAAAGGGCGCATTAATCACAAATGCCAGTTGAGCAAAGGTGTAAAAAATGGGTACTGTCTTAAATATAGTGATGAGAAGCTTACTTCTGCTGAAAAATATAGCAATGGAAAAAAAATCAAGGAATGGACTAGCTTTGGCGCTTTTACCAAAGAGAACAGTTTATCCGATTTGAAATAA